Genomic segment of Leifsonia sp. Root1293:
ACGAGCAGCACCGGCCCGGACGCCGCCGTGGCCAGGTCGAGCGTCGAGGTGTCGAAGCGGTCCCAGAGCCCGCCGAGGCGGTACACGCTGTTTCCGCCGGGTTCACCGGTCGGGCCGCCGTTGCGCGTGCCGAGCTCGCCCAGGTAGGGCAGGCGGCCGACGCTTGCGAGGCCCCGGGCGAGCGAGTCCACGAGCAGCGGATGCCGCCGCGACGGCACCGCCACCACTCCGACGGGACGCGTGACCCAGCCCCACTCAGCGAGCACCCGCACGCAGGCGTCGAGAACGGCTGGCGAGACTGCGGCATCCGGTGCTCGTGCCGCGAAGACGGCACGCAGGGTGCCGCCCCACCCCAGGTCGGTGAGGCGGGCGAGAGCGCGGCCCTCGAGCATCCGCTCGTCGACGGCGATGCGTCCTTTGACCGGAACGCCGAGCTTGTCGGCTCCGGTCGGCCACTGCGCACGGGGGTCGATGGGAACCCCGACGCGGTCGAGAGCCGACGACGCCGTGGCCGCTGCTCCCTCGGCGAGGTCCTTCGGGTACCAGATGCCCGCGCAGTTGTCGCAGCGACCGCACGGCGCCGCCGTCTCGTCGTCGAGGGCCCGCTGCAGGAACTCCATGCGGCAGCCGGTCGTCGTCTCGTACTCCAGCATGTGCTGCTGTTCGGCCGTGCGCTCCGCTGCGATGCGGGCGTAGCGCTCGGCGTCGTAGGTCCACGGCTGCCCGGTGGCGATCCAGCCGCCCTGCACCCGCTTGACGGCCCCATCGACGTCGAGCACCTTGAGGAGCAACTCGAGCGGGGTACGACGGATGTCGACCAGCGCCTCGAGCGCGGGGGTCGACGTCGGCGTCGATGAGGCAGCCAGCTCGGCGATCACCCGTTCGGCCCGGATCTGGTTGGGCATCGAGGCGGTGGCGAAGTAGTGCCAAATGTCCGGATCCTCCCGGCCGGGCAGCAACAGGACGTCGGCGTTGTCGGTGGCGCGGCCGGCGCGGCCGACCTGCTGGTAGTAGGCGACGGGCGACGACGGCGCGCCGAGGTGCAGCACGAACCCCAGATCGGGCTTGTCGAAGCCCATGCCGAGTGCGCTCGTCGCGATGAGCGCCTTCACCTCGTTGCGCTTCAGCATGCCCTCGGACTCCTCGCGCTCGCCCGGGTCGGTCTGCCCGGTGTAGGCGCGCACGTTGTGGCCCGCCTGGCGCAGCAGCCTCGCGGTGTCCTCGGCTGCTGCAACCGTGAGCGTGTAGATGATGCCAGATGCCGGGAGCTCACCGAGATGGCTGAGCAGCCAGGCCAGGCGCGCCTGGGCGTCGGGAAGCCGCAGCACCCCCAGGCGGAGCGATGCCCTGGCCAGCGGGCCGCGGATGGTCACGACGTCGACGGCAGTGCCGTCGGCACCGGCGCCGAGCTGCTCGGCCACGTCGGCGACGACCCGGCTGTTGGCCGTCGCCGTGGTGGCCAGCACCGGCACGGACGCCGGCATGCGGGCGATGAGGTCGCGCAACCGCCTGTAGTCCGGCCGGAAGTCGTGCCCCCAGTCGCTGATGCAGTGCGCCTCGTCGACGACGAGCAGTCCGACGCGCTGCACGAGGGCTGGCAGCTGCTGCTCGCGGAAGGACGGGTTGTTCAACCGCTCGGGTGAGACCAGCAGCACGTCGACCTCGTCGGCGGCCAGCTGGGCGAGCACCTCGTCCCACTCGTGGGCATTCGTGGAGTTGATGGCGACGGCGCGCACGCCGGCACGGGCCGCGGCCGCGATCTGGTCGCGCATGAGCGCGAGCAGGGGCGAGACCAGGATGGTGGGGCCGGCACCCCGCTGGCGCAGCAGCAGGGTCGCCACGAAGTAGACCGCCGATTTGCCCCACCCCGTGCGCTGCACCACGAGGGCGCGTCGGCGGTCGTCGACGAGAGTCTCGATGGCCTCGAACTGCCCCTCGTGGAACTGGGCCTCGTCGTTGCCGACCAGTCGACGGAGAACGGAGAGGGCGGCATCCTTCGTCGATTCGGTCATCAGTCCATGCTCGCAGAAATGTCCGTCGGCGACCGGTGGCGTCCACGCACGCTGCGCTGGCCGCTGGCCGCTAGTCGCGTCGGGCTGCTAGTCGCCCTTGGGCACGCAGATCGCCGCGGCTTTCAACTTGTCGGCCATCTGTTCGGCCGACCACGGGAGCTCGATCACCGGCTTGTCGAGGCCCGACTTGGCCGCGGCATCAGTCCTGGCCCCGAGCGAAGCCAGCTGAAGCGCGAAGTTCTTCGCGAACTCGCGGCCCGCGGTGGCGTTGTTCAGCATGACGACCACCGTGAGCCCACTGCTGGGGTCGGAGTATGCGGCGCTGATGTAGCCGCCGAAGTTGCCGGAACCGCCGCGCAACGGACCGATCTGGGTGCCGCCGTAGCCCTGGCGCTCCCACTGCGGAGCTTCGCCTCCGAGCGGCACGGTCTTCCACTGGAGCTTGTGGGTCTTCTCGGTGAGCGTCGTCCCCGACGCGAGCGACTGAACGAGGACCTTGAGCTCCGGCACCGTCGACACAGCGCCGCCCGAGGTGCCTGCCATGGACGGCGAGAGCTTCGAGACGGCACGGATGGCGTCGCACTTCGGCGCACCG
This window contains:
- a CDS encoding RecQ family ATP-dependent DNA helicase is translated as MTESTKDAALSVLRRLVGNDEAQFHEGQFEAIETLVDDRRRALVVQRTGWGKSAVYFVATLLLRQRGAGPTILVSPLLALMRDQIAAAARAGVRAVAINSTNAHEWDEVLAQLAADEVDVLLVSPERLNNPSFREQQLPALVQRVGLLVVDEAHCISDWGHDFRPDYRRLRDLIARMPASVPVLATTATANSRVVADVAEQLGAGADGTAVDVVTIRGPLARASLRLGVLRLPDAQARLAWLLSHLGELPASGIIYTLTVAAAEDTARLLRQAGHNVRAYTGQTDPGEREESEGMLKRNEVKALIATSALGMGFDKPDLGFVLHLGAPSSPVAYYQQVGRAGRATDNADVLLLPGREDPDIWHYFATASMPNQIRAERVIAELAASSTPTSTPALEALVDIRRTPLELLLKVLDVDGAVKRVQGGWIATGQPWTYDAERYARIAAERTAEQQHMLEYETTTGCRMEFLQRALDDETAAPCGRCDNCAGIWYPKDLAEGAAATASSALDRVGVPIDPRAQWPTGADKLGVPVKGRIAVDERMLEGRALARLTDLGWGGTLRAVFAARAPDAAVSPAVLDACVRVLAEWGWVTRPVGVVAVPSRRHPLLVDSLARGLASVGRLPYLGELGTRNGGPTGEPGGNSVYRLGGLWDRFDTSTLDLATAASGPVLLVDDLVDSRWTLTVAARELRRAGVPDVLPFALALRG